One Cydia pomonella isolate Wapato2018A chromosome 15, ilCydPomo1, whole genome shotgun sequence DNA window includes the following coding sequences:
- the LOC133525663 gene encoding UDP-glucosyltransferase 2-like — protein MKIVTALFLALVTINLNEVDSLNILGIFQYHGKSHFFVFEPYLRELAKRGHNVTVISHFPQKQPLQNYTDISLAGKKEILESVINMEQSIWSTVELTKYIFDSVMENCRILVEDEAVQQLVKSRTKYDLVLVEAFISDCALGLAYKLEAPVVALTTHCLMPSHYERFGVPHQLLQIWPNPDFLTRFLLTVFLPPLNWVYRYYQNAEQAILAEYFDDIPPLEELGQDIKLLLGYFHNSMFGPRAWPENIKEVGGYHVAKPKPLSEKLKQFIEQSEHGVIYVSFGSMVKPTSLPKYKLEAIVGALSELPQRVVFKWGEDQLPGNPKNIYVSKWLPQNDILAHPNIVAFYSHGGLLGSTEAIHHGVPVVLTPVFAEQPLNSLALEMKRFGVRMPFDELTKDALLEKFKTVLDPEFRRRAKEISREWHDRPMSPMDSAIYWTEYAVRHPNSTLRIAAVGKPYYQLLGLDVLFTIFIILFINLYAFVFAIKYFVFGKRTKSKKD, from the exons atgaaaatcgtCACCGCTTTATTCTTAGCATTAgtaacaattaatttaaatgaagTTGACTCTTTAAACATACTTGGAATCTTTCAATATCATGGAAAGAGCCATTTCTTTGTATTCGAACCGTACCTCCGAGAATTGGCGAAAAGAGGGCACAATGTTACGGTCATATCCCATTTTCCTCAAAAACAACCCTTACAAAACTACACCGATATCAGTTTGGCTGGTAAAAAGGAAATATTAGAAAGTGTTATAAATATGGAGCAGAGTATATGGTCGACGGTTGAattgacaaaatatattttcgacAGTGTTATGGAAAATTGCAGGATACTAGTGGAAGACGAGGCTGTACAGCAATTAGTGAAATCCCGGACGAAATATGACCTAGTGCTTGTAGAAGCGTTCATCAGTGACTGTGCATTAGGATTAGCTTACAAATTGGAAGCTCCGGTGGTCGCTCTAACGACGCATTGTTTAATGCCATCGCATTACGAGAGATTTGGCGTTCCCCATCAACTTCTACAGATTTGGCCAAATCCAGATTTCTTAACACGTTTTTTATTAACAGTGTTTTTACCACCTCTTAATTGGGTGTATCGATACTATCAAAATGCGGAACAAGCGATTCTGGCGGAGTATTTCGACGATATTCCACCGCTCGAAGAGTTAGGGCAGGATATCAAGCTGCTTCTTGGATACTTTCACAATTCCATGTTCGGTCCTCGAGCTTGGCCCGAAAATATAAAAGAAGTCGGGGGATACCATGTAGCCAAACCGAAACCGCTGTCTGAG AAATTAAAACAGTTTATAGAACAATCGGAACACGGAGTTATATACGTAAGTTTTGGTTCAATGGTAAAACCGACAAGCCTTCCGAAGTATAAACTGGAAGCCATAGTAGGAGCGCTGTCGGAGCTACCACAACGAGTGGTCTTTAAATGGGGAGAGGACCAATTACCTGGGAATCCGAAGAACATATACGTGTCGAAGTGGTTACCGCAGAATGATATTCTAG CTCATCCCAATATCGTGGCGTTCTACTCCCATGGCGGGCTCCTGGGTTCGACAGAGGCCATACACCACGGCGTCCCCGTGGTTCTCACCCCAGTATTCGCCGAACAACCGCTGAACTCTCTAGCTTTGGAAATGAAGAGATTTGGCGTTCGCATGCCGTTTGATGAACTTACCAAAGACGCGCTGCTAGAAAAATTTAAGACCGTTTTGGATCCAGA gTTCAGAAGAAGAGCAAAAGAAATCTCCAGGGAATGGCATGACCGACCCATGTCGCCGAtggacagcgccatctattggacAGAGTACGCCGTCCGCCATCCAAACTCCACGCTTCGAATAGCTGCAGTAGGCAAACCTTATTACCAACTTTTAGGGTTGGATGTGCTAttcactatttttattattttgtttattaatttgtatGCATTTGTTTTTGCTATTAAGTACTTTGTATTTGGAAAGAGAACGAAATCAAAGAAGGATTAA